A single region of the Brassica rapa cultivar Chiifu-401-42 chromosome A03, CAAS_Brap_v3.01, whole genome shotgun sequence genome encodes:
- the LOC103859873 gene encoding GATA transcription factor 29, translating into MEQELDLTLRLGLPSPAIETHLSLDTPPTTNQGINVDDGRRDNNAGGENHERHTDVNMRYYNLVFNHFAGIRETLNFTPFPIQPPPYSSPAPTPATPTRSDYVLIDVPARRAVRSALATRNALNANANAKQRRGCGGCCGGRIGWMRKCTNLNCNAIDTPMWRRGPLGPKTLCNACGIKFRKEEERRSKRS; encoded by the exons ATGGAGCAGGAATTGGATTTAACACTGAGGTTGGGTCTGCCAAGTCCTGCTATTGAGACACATCTGAGCTTAGACACTCCTCCCACCACTAATCAG gGGATCAACGTCGACGATGGCCGCCGAGACAACAACGCCGGTGGTGAGAATCACGAACGTCACACCGACGTCAATATGAGATATTACAATTTAGTCTTCAACCACTTCGCCGGCATCCGCGAGACCTTGAACTTCACTCCTTTTCCGATACAACCGCCTCCCTATTCTTCTCCGGCGCCGACGCCGGCGACTCCTACGAGGAGTGATTATGTTCTGATCGATGTCCCTGCTAGGAGAGCAGTTCGTAGCGCTTTGGCGACTAGAAACGCTCTGAACGCAAACGCAAACGCGAAACAGCGTCGCGGCTGCGGCGGCTGTTGCGGTGGAAGGATTGGGTGGATGAGGAAATGTACGAACTTGAATTGCAACGCGATTGACACTCCTATGTGGCGGAGGGGTCCTCTTGGTCCCAAG ACTTTATGCAATGCTTGTGGGATAAAGTTCAGGAAGGAGGAAGAGAGGAGGTCCAAGAGGAGTTAA
- the LOC103859874 gene encoding protein ETHYLENE INSENSITIVE 3 — MMFNEMGLLGGNMDFFGELDFCPPPQPEPVTEDDYTDEEIDVDELERRMWRDKMRLKRLKEHKDKSREGGVDAAKQRQSSQEQARRKKMSRAQDGILKYMLKMMEVCKAQGFVYGIIPENGKPVTGASDNLREWWKDKVRFDRNGPAAISKYQAENSVQGVCEGSGLIGSTPHTLQELQDTTLGSLLSALMQHCDPPQRRFPLEKGVPPPWWPNGEEEWWCQLGLPKDQGPAPYKKPHDLKKAWKVGVLTAVIKHMFPDVAKIRKLVRQSKCLQDKMTAKESATWLAIVNQEESLARELYPESCPPSLSGGSCSLLMNDCSQYDVEGVEKESPYEVEELKPVKEEVPSEFFRKRKPSRDLNTIMVDRAAFTCENPGCVHGDISRGFLDRNSRDNHQLVCPHRDSCLQSRFHVSEVKPVVGYSQPRQPVNSVAQPIDLTGIGVPEDGQKMISELMSMYDRNVHSNQTSMVMENQSVSLLQPTVQNHQEHLQFQGNVVESSFFEDLNIPNRANNSNQTFFQGSNSNSFEAAVNNGSSNRFQLVYDAPPFDMASFDYRDDMSMAGVVGTMDGMQQKQQDVSIWF; from the coding sequence ATGATGTTTAACGAGATGGGTTTGTTAGGCGGGAACATGGACTTCTTCGGAgaacttgacttctgtcctccTCCACAACCTGAACCTGTTACTGAAGACGACTACACTGATGAAGAGATCGATGTTGATGAGCTGGAGAGGAGGATGTGGAGAGACAAGATGCGCCTCAAGCGTCTCAAGGAGCATAAAGACAAGAGCAGAGAAGGAGGCGTTGACGCTGCTAAGCAGAGACAGTCCTCTCAGGAGCAAGCCAGGAGGAAGAAGATGTCTAGAGCTCAAGACGGGATCTTGAAGTACATGTTGAAGATGATGGAAGTCTGCAAAGCTCAAGGCTTTGTCTACGGGATCATCCCCGAGAACGGGAAGCCTGTGACCGGGGCATCTGATAATCTCCGTGAGTGGTGGAAAGATAAAGTTAGGTTTGATCGTAACGGTCCTGCTGCTATAAGTAAGTACCAAGCTGAGAACAGTGTCCAGGGCGTTTGTGAAGGTAGTGGTTTGATTGGATCTACTCCACATACTTTGCAAGAGCTTCAGGACACGACTCTGGGGTCTCTTTTGTCGGCGTTGATGCAGCATTGTGATCCTCCTCAGAGACGGTTTCCTTTGGAGAAAGGCGTGCCTCCTCCGTGGTGGCCTAATGGTGAAGAAGAGTGGTGGTGTCAGCTTGGTTTGCCTAAGGATCAAGGCCCTGCTCCTTATAAGAAGCCTCATGATCTGAAGAAGGCGTGGAAAGTGGGTGTTTTGACTGCGGTTATCAAGCATATGTTTCCTGATGTTGCTAAGATAAGGAAGCTCGTGAGGCAGTCCAAGTGTTTGCAGGATAAGATGACTGCTAAAGAGAGTGCTACTTGGCTTGCTATTGTTAACCAGGAAGAGTCCTTGGCTCGGGAGCTTTATCCCGAGTCGTGTCCTCCTTCTTTATCAGGTGGGAGTTGCTCCCTTTTGATGAATGATTGTAGTCAGTATGATGTTGAAGGTGTTGAGAAGGAGAGTCCTTACGAAGTGGAAGAGCTCAAGCCTGTAAAGGAAGAGGTTCCATCAGAGTTCTTTAGGAAGAGGAAGCCAAGCAGAGATTTGAACACTATAATGGTGGACAGAGCAGCTTTCACCTGTGAGAATCCTGGTTGTGTCCATGGCGACATCAGCAGGGGGTTTCTGGATAGGAACTCGAGAGACAACCATCAGTTGGTTTGTCCACACCGAGACAGTTGCTTACAGTCCAGGTTCCATGTCAGTGAAGTTAAGCCTGTAGTTGGATATTCTCAGCCAAGGCAACCAGTGAACTCAGTGGCTCAACCAATTGACTTAACTGGTATTGGAGTTCCTGAAGATGGACAGAAGATGATCTCCGAGCTCATGTCCATGTACGACAGAAACGTTCATAGCAACCAAACTTCTATGGTTATGGAGAATCAGAGCGTGTCACTGCTTCAACCAACGGTCCAGAATCATCAAGAGCATCTCCAGTTCCAAGGAAACGTGGTGGAAAGTAGTTTCTTTGAAGACTTGAACATCCCAAACAGAGCTAATAACAGTAACCAAACTTTTTTCCAAGGGAGCAACAGCAACAGCTTCGAAGCTGCGGTTAATAACGGTAGCAGCAACAGGTTTCAGCTTGTGTATGATGCTCCACCGTTTGACATGGCCTCATTCGATTACAGAGATGATATGTCAATGGCAGGAGTAGTAGGAACGATGGATGGTATGCAGCAGAAGCAGCAAGATGTATCCATATGGTTCTAA
- the LOC103859875 gene encoding F-box protein At1g59680-like, with protein MAMAMSDLPGELVTEILSRVPLTSLRALRCTCKTWEVLSKTHIIGKTDAEGTFLGFMVIDYNLCSLKLDLQGTHDNGNLVYRPSIERVWLLEQAEIWEVFQWDGLLLCVIKDESRLLVWNPYLRQLRWIQTRDKLHSAYMYGLGYGNNNNNDRNHKILRVLDVTKSSEPGPLFEIYDFNSSSWRVLDVHPGNCVIKSGVSLKGNTYFLAEETCLEGFVVESQYILLCFDFTAERFGQHLILPFGAGVRFIKAVVLSRVRDEQLAVLHQPEDNNVMEFWITSKIEHNAASWTRFLRVEMTPQSFVTESFFIDEEKKLALVSGFFKLFRHIYKRAYIIREQGCIESVEMRKDREPGNKLVFSSYAPSLVQLQINR; from the coding sequence ATGGCCATGGCTATGTCTGATCTTCCAGGGGAATTGGTAACGGAGATATTATCTAGGGTTCCATTGACATCTCTTAGGGCACTGCGATGCACTTGTAAAACGTGGGAAGTTTTATCAAAAACCCACATCATTGGTAAAACAGACGCAGAGGGCACGTTTCTAGGGTTCATGGTGATAGATTATAACCTTTGTTCACTGAAACTTGATCTGCAAGGAACCCACGACAACGGCAACTTGGTTTATCGTCCCTCTATTGAGAGAGTATGGTTACTTGAACAAGCTGAGATATGGGAAGTCTTTCAGTGGGACGGCTTGCTGTTATGCGTCATCAAAGATGAGAGCCGGCTTCTTGTGTGGAACCCGTATTTGAGACAACTCAGGTGGATCCAAACAAGGGACAAACTCCATTCAGCATACATGTATGGTCTCGGATAtggaaacaacaacaacaacgatcGTAACCACAAGATCTTGAGGGTTTTGGACGTTACTAAGTCCTCAGAACCTGGTCCCTTATTCGAAATCTACGATTTTAACTCAAGTTCGTGGAGAGTTCTTGATGTCCATCCCGGCAACTGCGTTATAAAAAGTGGCGTGTCTCTCAAGGGAAACACTTACTTTTTGGCTGAAGAAACTTGCTTGGAAGGGTTTGTTGTTGAGAGTCAATATATCTTACTATGTTTCGATTTTACAGCAGAGAGGTTTGGACAGCATCTTATTCTGCCGTTTGGTGCTGGTGTTAGGTTTATAAAAGCCGTGGTTCTTTCTCGTGTTAGAGATGAGCAGCTCGCTGTATTACATCAACCCGAAGACAATAATGTAATGGAGTTTTGGATTACGAGCAAGATTGAGCACAATGCTGCATCTTGGACCAGGTTCTTGAGAGTGGAGATGACACCGCAAAGCTTTGTGACTGAgagtttcttcattgatgaggagaagaaacTGGCTCTTGTTTCCGGATTCTTTAAGTTGTTTAGACATATTTACAAGAGAGCTTATATCATTAGAGAACAAGGATGCATCGAATCTGTGGAGATGAGAAAAGATAGGGAACCTGGAAACAAACTTGTCTTCTCTTCTTATGCTCCAAGTTTGGTGCAACTACAAATCAATCGATGA